A window of Chitinophaga sp. MM2321 contains these coding sequences:
- a CDS encoding ComEC/Rec2 family competence protein yields the protein MQFESSVFVSTRWKRVPFLRLIVPLMAGITAQLYLSFSLVMLLTVITLMMAGGLLFRFLPVRYRFAQAHLAGILLFAGMFCAGSLLLYSADLRHQKGYFAPVMNNSSRLLLRIAAPLEEKPRSLKTTATVIALSKGGHIVPVKGHLLVYFSRDSISAGLVYGDRILVAKKPALIKNSGNPGSFDYRQYCATRQIYHQLFLRPEDYCMLPGRDAGIINRFLLQARNYCLENLKKYIGEGPEAGMAEALLIGYRQDLDKEVVQSYSNTGIVHIIAISGMHLALLYGTLLWLLQWLPAHRVTDIGKAVIVLLILWGFALLTGASASVLRSAVMFTGITLGRFVLNRHSSIYNTLAASAFLLLCYDPYLLMDAGFQLSYLAVLSILLFYQPIYKKFQSDKKWLDLLWQMTALSLAAQLLTLPVSIFYFHQFPNYFIPANLIAVPLSTIVIYAEIVLLFLAPFPLLAQWVGLGIKYLILAMNNSVGWLGALPYAVIKDLPLGIGQTIFLYLFIAGVALWLLLRWKQGVWLAFIGCWCCLAGHVWWVMGCRAQKKMIIYNVPAYTAIDFVEGQQVQFAGDDTIWRLPIGQQLLASRQLLGVHPAKPATFQQYGHYIRFQGKQLVIIDSALPAGSPGKKFFADYILITRNPRLNIRRLTDLYDCNTIIFAASNSPGRIRQWKSDCYALTLRCFSVPDQGAYVINF from the coding sequence ATGCAGTTTGAATCATCCGTGTTTGTATCCACGCGCTGGAAGCGTGTGCCCTTTCTTCGTTTGATAGTGCCTTTAATGGCTGGCATTACCGCACAATTATATCTTTCTTTTTCACTGGTGATGTTACTTACGGTCATCACCCTGATGATGGCTGGTGGGTTATTGTTCCGCTTTCTGCCTGTCCGGTACCGGTTTGCGCAGGCTCATCTGGCAGGGATCCTGTTATTTGCGGGGATGTTTTGCGCCGGCAGCCTGTTGTTATATTCGGCTGATCTGCGCCACCAGAAAGGATATTTCGCACCTGTTATGAACAACAGCTCCCGGTTGTTGCTGCGTATAGCGGCGCCATTGGAAGAAAAGCCCCGTTCCCTGAAAACTACCGCTACAGTGATAGCCTTGTCTAAGGGTGGACATATAGTGCCCGTTAAAGGGCACTTACTGGTGTATTTTAGCAGGGATTCCATATCGGCGGGGTTGGTGTATGGAGATCGGATATTGGTGGCTAAAAAGCCCGCATTGATCAAAAACAGTGGTAACCCCGGTTCTTTTGATTACCGGCAGTACTGTGCTACCAGGCAGATCTATCACCAGCTTTTTCTGCGGCCGGAAGATTACTGCATGCTTCCGGGGCGGGATGCGGGTATCATTAACCGCTTTTTGTTGCAGGCGAGAAATTACTGCCTGGAAAACCTGAAAAAATATATTGGCGAAGGCCCGGAGGCGGGTATGGCAGAAGCGTTGCTGATAGGCTACCGGCAGGATCTTGACAAAGAGGTAGTGCAAAGCTACAGCAACACCGGTATTGTACACATCATTGCCATCTCCGGTATGCACCTGGCGTTGTTGTATGGAACATTGTTATGGCTCCTGCAATGGCTGCCCGCCCACCGGGTTACCGATATCGGAAAAGCGGTGATCGTGTTACTGATCTTATGGGGCTTTGCATTGCTGACAGGTGCTTCGGCGTCTGTACTGCGTTCTGCGGTCATGTTCACGGGCATTACCCTGGGACGTTTTGTATTGAATCGTCATAGCAGTATTTACAATACCCTGGCGGCTTCTGCTTTCCTGCTGTTGTGTTATGACCCCTACCTGTTGATGGATGCGGGTTTTCAGCTTTCCTACCTGGCAGTACTCAGCATCCTGTTGTTTTATCAGCCTATCTACAAAAAATTCCAGTCCGATAAAAAATGGCTGGACCTGTTGTGGCAAATGACAGCGTTATCACTTGCTGCACAGCTACTCACGCTACCGGTAAGTATCTTTTATTTTCATCAGTTTCCGAATTACTTTATACCGGCCAACCTGATAGCAGTGCCGTTGTCTACAATAGTGATCTATGCAGAAATTGTACTACTGTTCCTGGCGCCTTTCCCTTTACTGGCGCAGTGGGTGGGACTGGGCATCAAGTATCTCATCCTGGCCATGAACAACAGTGTTGGGTGGCTGGGAGCTTTGCCCTATGCGGTGATCAAAGATCTTCCGCTGGGTATTGGTCAGACGATTTTCTTATATCTTTTCATAGCCGGTGTGGCGCTTTGGCTGCTGCTCAGGTGGAAGCAGGGCGTGTGGCTGGCTTTCATCGGCTGCTGGTGTTGTCTGGCTGGTCATGTGTGGTGGGTGATGGGGTGCAGGGCGCAGAAAAAGATGATCATCTACAACGTGCCCGCCTATACGGCCATCGATTTTGTGGAAGGGCAGCAGGTGCAGTTTGCAGGGGATGATACCATTTGGCGGTTACCCATAGGTCAACAGCTGCTGGCTTCGCGTCAGCTCCTGGGTGTACATCCGGCGAAGCCGGCTACTTTTCAACAATACGGGCATTATATCCGTTTTCAGGGGAAACAGCTGGTGATTATAGACAGTGCGTTGCCGGCAGGATCTCCCGGAAAAAAATTCTTTGCAGATTATATTTTAATTACCCGCAATCCCAGGCTGAACATCAGGCGGCTGACAGATTTATACGATTGTAATACCATCATTTTTGCCGCTTCTAATTCGCCCGGCAGGATCCGGCAATGGAAAAGTGATTGTTACGCGTTAACTTTGCGCTGCTTTTCGGTTCCAGACCAGGGAGCCTATGTTATTAATTTCTAA